A single Phycisphaerales bacterium DNA region contains:
- a CDS encoding isoprenyl transferase, translating to MPSNASTPTSQQRTEPAQDPLPDVPLERRPKHIAIIMDGNGRWALEHGKPRISGHRAGAPVTRDIIIAAGHLHIDTMTMYSFSIENWKRPPEEVSALMSLYLEYLAKERDELIRNNVRFQQIGRREGLDPAVLAAVDETIEATSHCTGLTLNLAVNYSSRQEITDAVTAIANKVASGKLDRDAITEQLVSDHLYTAGQPDPDLLIRTAGEHRISNYLLWQISYAEIHVTDTYWPDFCDEDLHKAIRDYASRDRRFGGVDKTNS from the coding sequence ATGCCCAGCAACGCTTCGACACCAACCTCTCAACAGCGCACTGAGCCCGCGCAAGATCCCCTGCCCGACGTGCCGCTGGAGCGGCGCCCCAAACATATTGCCATCATCATGGACGGCAACGGACGCTGGGCACTCGAGCATGGCAAGCCGCGCATCAGTGGCCACCGAGCTGGCGCTCCTGTCACACGCGACATCATTATCGCAGCCGGGCACCTGCACATCGACACCATGACGATGTATTCCTTTTCAATTGAAAACTGGAAGCGACCGCCCGAAGAGGTCAGCGCCCTGATGTCGCTGTACTTGGAGTACCTTGCCAAGGAACGCGACGAGCTCATCCGCAACAACGTGCGATTCCAACAAATTGGCCGCCGTGAGGGCCTTGACCCCGCCGTGCTCGCCGCGGTCGATGAAACGATTGAAGCGACCAGCCACTGCACCGGCCTGACACTCAACTTGGCGGTCAACTACAGCTCACGCCAAGAGATCACTGATGCCGTCACCGCCATCGCCAACAAGGTAGCCAGCGGCAAACTGGACCGTGACGCAATTACCGAGCAGTTGGTTTCAGATCACCTCTATACCGCAGGACAGCCTGATCCAGATCTTCTGATCCGCACCGCTGGCGAACATCGCATCTCAAACTATTTGCTCTGGCAAATCAGCTACGCCGAGATTCATGTCACTGACACGTATTGGCCAGATTTTTGCGATGAAGACTTACACAAAGCGATTCGCGATTATGCCAGCCGCGACCGCCGCTTTGGTGGGGTCGACAAAACAAACTCATAA
- a CDS encoding sodium:proton antiporter → MTLATEYVDILLAAFGQMASEHSEQMMEATRAQQEASGVVQTPIPGEKVEALTSVGAALVPQGLSELNSAVGGLEFALAVVVSLTALAAWINDRFFRVPAAIVALVSGAVYALVTLLLVKTGVVDSNYLKNLLETYQFQDLVLHGLLGFILFAAALQVDLGKLRSAAWGIAYLSTLGVVIFILLFGTMIWCVITGMNYVWPGEIKPFVWIGCIVMAAIIAPTDAAAVISIMRRVKAPEKLRLTVAGESLFNDAVSIVLFLVAAQLYLSTESVHAGDIALQLTRELVGGFVLGGVLALIGLGMLRSTINSSTRVLITLGIVLAGTCAAIVLKTSGPLAMVVAGILIGEFAKGGTPKSRHTTASFWDVIDQALNGILFMLLGLELLQLTWKPAVIIASFVVFWFILVARYLSLWLPGLLVGPENRFSQGQLILLTWCGLRGGVSVALALALGSEAVIAGMMDGEMREKFDTHIHPSIILSAFILVTMSMLLQGLTAPMVVRWVARREEKAD, encoded by the coding sequence ATGACACTCGCCACTGAATATGTTGACATTCTCCTCGCCGCATTTGGGCAGATGGCTTCTGAGCACTCTGAGCAAATGATGGAGGCCACCCGAGCGCAGCAAGAGGCTTCGGGTGTTGTTCAAACACCCATTCCCGGCGAAAAAGTTGAGGCGCTTACCAGTGTGGGGGCGGCATTAGTTCCACAAGGCCTCAGTGAACTCAACAGTGCTGTTGGCGGCCTTGAGTTTGCCTTGGCGGTGGTGGTGAGTCTGACCGCGCTGGCAGCCTGGATCAATGATCGGTTCTTCCGTGTGCCGGCGGCCATTGTGGCTTTGGTGTCTGGCGCGGTGTATGCGCTGGTGACACTTCTTCTCGTAAAAACTGGGGTGGTTGATTCTAATTACCTGAAGAACTTATTAGAGACCTATCAGTTTCAAGATCTGGTGTTGCATGGACTGCTTGGATTTATTCTTTTCGCGGCGGCATTGCAGGTTGATTTAGGCAAACTCAGAAGCGCGGCTTGGGGCATTGCCTACTTGTCAACGCTTGGGGTGGTTATTTTTATATTGCTGTTTGGGACCATGATCTGGTGTGTCATCACGGGCATGAATTACGTCTGGCCAGGCGAGATCAAACCTTTTGTATGGATCGGTTGTATCGTCATGGCCGCGATCATTGCGCCCACTGATGCTGCGGCGGTGATCTCAATTATGCGGCGTGTCAAAGCGCCAGAAAAATTACGTCTGACAGTGGCTGGTGAATCACTGTTCAACGATGCGGTAAGTATTGTGCTGTTTCTCGTAGCTGCCCAGCTGTACTTGTCGACCGAGTCGGTTCATGCAGGTGATATTGCATTGCAGTTGACGCGCGAGCTGGTTGGTGGGTTTGTATTGGGTGGTGTGTTGGCCCTTATTGGCCTCGGTATGCTGCGGAGCACTATTAATTCAAGCACGCGTGTCTTGATTACCTTGGGTATTGTCTTAGCTGGAACTTGCGCTGCCATTGTTCTCAAGACATCGGGACCGTTGGCGATGGTGGTGGCGGGCATTTTGATCGGTGAATTTGCCAAGGGTGGTACGCCCAAATCGCGGCACACGACAGCCAGCTTCTGGGACGTGATCGATCAAGCCCTCAACGGCATTCTGTTTATGCTCTTGGGCCTGGAGTTGCTGCAACTGACTTGGAAGCCTGCGGTGATAATAGCCTCGTTTGTTGTCTTCTGGTTTATTCTGGTGGCTCGTTACTTGAGTTTATGGTTGCCTGGGCTTCTTGTTGGACCCGAAAATCGTTTCTCGCAAGGCCAGCTCATCTTGCTGACCTGGTGTGGGCTGCGCGGTGGGGTATCAGTCGCGTTAGCCCTGGCCTTAGGGTCGGAAGCGGTGATCGCTGGAATGATGGATGGAGAGATGCGTGAGAAATTTGATACCCACATTCATCCATCGATCATCTTGTCTGCTTTTATTTTGGTGACCATGTCGATGTTGCTGCAGGGTCTCACAGCGCCGATGGTGGTGCGATGGGTAGCACGACGCGAAGAAAAGGCTGACTAA